The following proteins come from a genomic window of Geothrix edaphica:
- a CDS encoding Gfo/Idh/MocA family protein translates to MRTIALVGCGRISRRHVQVLTQIPELRLVAVCDLVEARARETAEPLGIPHYTDALEMVKREKPDVVSILTDSGSHPDVGRLLAPHVPVVVVEKPMALTLEDADRLIETCETHGTRLFVVKQNRFNPAIQQLRRAVDQGRFGKMVLGTVRIRWSRGQDYYDQAAWRGTWKLDGGVFTNQASHHIDLLQWLLGPVESVKSYISTRLVDIEAEDTGVAVLKFTSGALGVVEATTATRPKDLEGSISVLGEKGSVVVGGFSVNRMVTWNFTEPSPEDDEAQKSITDPPNVYGFGHKPFYEDMLTCLESGRRSMLDGLEGRKSLEIINALYESAFTGKEVHLHYVPQSVPLGRG, encoded by the coding sequence GTGAGAACCATTGCCCTAGTTGGCTGCGGACGGATTTCGAGACGCCATGTGCAGGTGTTGACCCAGATACCCGAATTGCGGCTCGTCGCGGTGTGTGACCTGGTGGAGGCCCGAGCCCGCGAGACGGCGGAACCCCTGGGGATCCCCCACTACACGGACGCCCTGGAAATGGTGAAACGGGAAAAGCCGGATGTCGTCAGCATCCTGACCGATTCCGGTTCTCACCCTGATGTGGGCCGCCTGCTGGCCCCCCATGTGCCAGTGGTCGTGGTGGAGAAACCCATGGCGCTCACCTTGGAGGACGCCGACCGGCTGATCGAAACCTGTGAAACGCATGGAACCCGTCTGTTCGTGGTGAAGCAGAACCGGTTCAATCCGGCCATTCAGCAGCTGCGCAGGGCCGTCGACCAGGGGCGGTTCGGCAAGATGGTCCTCGGCACTGTTCGCATTCGTTGGTCGAGGGGGCAGGACTACTACGATCAGGCCGCTTGGCGCGGGACCTGGAAGCTGGATGGCGGCGTCTTCACCAACCAGGCGAGTCACCACATTGATCTGCTCCAGTGGCTCCTGGGGCCCGTAGAGTCGGTAAAATCCTACATCTCCACCCGCCTGGTGGACATCGAGGCGGAAGACACCGGCGTGGCCGTCCTCAAGTTCACGAGCGGGGCCCTGGGTGTGGTGGAAGCCACGACCGCCACGCGCCCCAAGGATCTGGAAGGCAGCATTTCCGTCCTGGGGGAAAAGGGTTCCGTAGTGGTGGGCGGGTTCAGCGTCAATCGGATGGTGACCTGGAATTTTACAGAACCCTCCCCCGAGGATGACGAGGCCCAGAAGTCCATCACGGATCCTCCGAATGTTTATGGCTTTGGCCACAAGCCCTTCTACGAGGACATGCTGACCTGCCTCGAATCCGGGCGGCGATCCATGTTGGACGGGCTGGAAGGTCGCAAGTCACTGGAAATCATCAATGCGCTGTACGAATCGGCTTTCACGGGCAAGGAGGTCCACCTCCACTACGTGCCCCAGAGTGTGCCGCTCGGACGTGGGTGA
- the rpoB gene encoding DNA-directed RNA polymerase subunit beta produces the protein MSVQQNIYRQRHNFSKIRSLVPIPNLIDIQKRSYDEFLQMNLLHSERETRGLKAVFESMFPVHNGKNPDGTDATLEVEFLDYTVGHWACKCEKYLGLEHLRTSCKQCGHSIVSDHPKDPTVDCPKCGTRNKNAATICDVCQEPVSMKQKMGMDECVERGATMAAPLKIRVRLNQFDKDDKGNRRFKQSQDSEVYFGDLPIMTDRGTFIINGTERVIVSQLHRSPGVFFSIASDKSLYSSQIIPYRGSWIEFELDSKGLLYARIDRKRKFLGATFMRALGLFNEDLGSNEAMLRHFYAPATFFLKKGKLSVAVSDLLVGRKLGEAVKHPKTKEEILAKDKKITRRVLEQMEKAGIKDVPVEREVLDGAVLLQDIVNMGTGEVLMEANEPFLQTHLEMFLANDIQSFDVCFPEADLTGKVFSETLAKDHTEDSEEAAKELFKKIRPGEPATLESSKKLLFGMFFDPQKYDLSKVGRHKINAKLGLTTDLDFRTLGTDDFVKTVHYLLRLKKYDTTRQDIGEIAPVRADDIDHLGNRRVRSVGELLENGFRVGLVRVQRAIKEKFSIAQDPNSPLQAHDLINSKPVIAAMKEFFGSSQLSQFMDQTNPLSEITHKRRLSALGPGGLSRDRAGFEVRDVHTSHYGRICPIETPEGPNIGLISSLSCYARINEFGFIESPYLKVENGRIVHFAKVTSVGDSKFGYMDVVRLEDLEAENKKLTKAGKRAAKFEMHAFYLSAWEEDEHVIAQANVPVDADGAILDEDVTVRVAGETKILTRDKVTLMDVSPKQVVSVAASLIPFLENDDANRALMGANMQRQAVPLIRTEAPIVGTGMEYVAAKDSGACVVCRRSGIVETVDANRIVVRVEDDPETEGVESGVDIYTLVKFARSNQNTCLNQTPLVKKGEYVTEGQILADGPCTDHGELALGRNLVVAYMPWRGYNFEDAILISERVVKEDLYTTIHIEEFEVHARDTKLGPEEITRDIPQVREEALKNLDDSGIIRTGATVRHGDILVGKVTPKGETILSPEEKLLRAIFGEKASDVKDASLTVPPGIEGTVVDIKVFTRKGQEKDLRTQQIERDQIAKWEKDLSDEERIIRAEAKKKIVALLKGKELSETLTDDKGQKELLPKGKKLTQNMLEAVPYHRFRQISVAAGKNRIETEVLDILDKTESQLKVLRNILDERMERLLKGDELMPGVLKTVKCYVAVKRKLQVGDKMAGRHGNKGVVSRILPVEDMPYLPDGRPVDIVLNPLGVPSRMNIGQVLECHLGWAGKTLGVHFSTPVFDGAREADIKGFLTQAWEKNHKLGPDVTGKTMLFDGMTGEAFEQPVNVGCVYMLKLHHLVDNKIHARSIGPYSLITQQPLGGKAQFGGQRFGEMEVWALEAYGAAHVLQELLTYKSDDMHGRTQIYQAIIKGETIKDPGLPESFNVVKKELNALCIDVEMLTREELDPGLVEEEPAAFSIEG, from the coding sequence ATGAGTGTTCAGCAGAACATCTACCGCCAGCGCCACAACTTCTCGAAGATCCGGTCCCTGGTCCCCATTCCGAACCTGATCGACATCCAGAAGCGGAGCTACGACGAGTTCCTCCAGATGAACCTGCTCCACAGCGAGCGGGAGACGCGCGGCCTCAAGGCCGTGTTCGAGTCGATGTTCCCCGTGCACAACGGCAAGAACCCCGACGGCACCGACGCCACGCTGGAAGTCGAGTTCCTCGACTACACCGTGGGCCACTGGGCCTGCAAGTGCGAAAAGTACCTGGGCCTGGAGCACCTCCGCACCTCGTGCAAGCAGTGCGGCCACAGCATCGTGTCGGACCACCCGAAGGATCCCACGGTGGACTGCCCCAAGTGCGGCACGCGCAACAAGAACGCGGCGACCATCTGCGACGTGTGCCAGGAGCCCGTCTCGATGAAGCAGAAGATGGGCATGGACGAGTGCGTCGAGCGCGGCGCCACCATGGCCGCCCCGCTGAAGATCCGCGTGCGTCTCAACCAGTTCGACAAGGATGACAAGGGCAACCGCCGGTTCAAGCAGAGCCAGGATTCGGAGGTCTACTTCGGCGACCTGCCGATCATGACCGACCGCGGCACCTTCATCATCAACGGCACCGAGCGCGTGATCGTGAGCCAGCTGCACCGCAGCCCCGGCGTCTTCTTCAGCATCGCGTCCGACAAGAGCCTCTACAGCTCGCAGATCATCCCGTACCGCGGCTCCTGGATCGAGTTCGAGCTCGACTCCAAGGGCCTGCTCTACGCCCGCATCGACCGCAAGCGCAAGTTCCTCGGCGCCACCTTCATGCGCGCCCTGGGCCTCTTCAACGAGGACCTCGGCTCCAACGAGGCCATGCTCCGCCACTTCTACGCGCCGGCCACCTTCTTCCTCAAGAAGGGCAAGCTGAGCGTGGCCGTGAGCGACCTCCTGGTGGGACGCAAGCTCGGCGAGGCCGTGAAGCACCCCAAGACCAAGGAAGAGATCCTCGCCAAGGACAAGAAGATCACCCGCCGCGTCCTCGAGCAGATGGAGAAGGCCGGCATCAAGGACGTGCCCGTGGAGCGCGAGGTGCTCGACGGCGCCGTGCTGCTGCAGGACATCGTGAACATGGGCACCGGCGAAGTGCTCATGGAAGCCAACGAGCCCTTCCTCCAGACGCACCTCGAGATGTTCCTGGCCAACGACATCCAGTCCTTCGATGTCTGCTTCCCCGAGGCCGACCTCACCGGCAAGGTCTTCTCCGAGACCCTGGCCAAGGATCACACCGAGGATAGCGAAGAGGCCGCCAAGGAGCTCTTCAAAAAGATCCGTCCCGGCGAGCCCGCCACGCTGGAATCCAGCAAGAAGCTGCTCTTCGGCATGTTCTTCGATCCCCAGAAGTACGACCTCAGCAAGGTGGGCCGCCACAAGATCAACGCCAAGCTGGGCCTCACCACCGACCTGGACTTCCGCACGCTGGGCACGGACGACTTCGTGAAGACCGTCCACTACCTGCTGCGCCTGAAGAAGTACGACACCACCCGCCAGGACATCGGCGAGATCGCCCCCGTCCGCGCGGATGACATCGACCACCTGGGCAACCGCCGCGTGCGGTCCGTGGGTGAGCTCCTGGAGAACGGCTTCCGTGTGGGCCTGGTGCGCGTGCAGCGGGCCATCAAGGAGAAGTTCAGCATCGCGCAGGATCCCAACAGCCCCCTGCAGGCCCACGACCTCATCAACAGCAAGCCGGTCATCGCGGCCATGAAGGAGTTCTTCGGCAGCAGCCAGCTCTCCCAGTTCATGGACCAGACCAACCCGCTGTCCGAGATCACCCACAAGCGCCGCCTGTCGGCCCTCGGACCGGGCGGCCTCAGCCGCGACCGCGCGGGCTTCGAGGTGCGCGACGTGCACACCTCGCACTACGGCCGCATCTGCCCCATCGAGACGCCTGAAGGTCCGAACATCGGCCTCATCAGCTCGCTCTCCTGCTACGCCCGCATCAACGAATTCGGCTTCATCGAGAGCCCCTACCTCAAGGTGGAGAACGGTCGCATCGTCCACTTCGCCAAGGTCACCAGCGTGGGCGACTCCAAGTTCGGCTACATGGACGTGGTCCGCCTGGAGGACCTGGAAGCCGAGAACAAGAAGCTGACCAAGGCCGGCAAGCGCGCCGCCAAGTTCGAGATGCACGCCTTCTACCTCTCCGCGTGGGAGGAGGACGAGCATGTCATCGCCCAGGCCAACGTGCCCGTGGACGCCGACGGCGCCATCCTCGACGAGGACGTCACCGTCCGCGTCGCCGGTGAGACCAAGATCCTCACCCGCGACAAGGTCACGCTCATGGACGTGAGCCCCAAGCAGGTGGTCTCCGTGGCCGCCTCGCTCATCCCCTTCCTCGAGAACGACGACGCCAACCGCGCCCTCATGGGCGCCAACATGCAGCGCCAGGCCGTGCCCCTCATCCGCACCGAGGCCCCCATCGTGGGCACCGGCATGGAGTACGTGGCCGCCAAGGATTCCGGCGCCTGCGTGGTCTGCCGCCGCTCGGGCATCGTGGAGACCGTGGACGCCAACCGCATCGTGGTGCGCGTCGAGGATGATCCCGAGACCGAGGGCGTCGAGTCCGGCGTGGACATCTACACCCTGGTGAAGTTCGCCCGTTCCAACCAGAACACCTGCCTCAACCAGACCCCGCTCGTGAAGAAGGGCGAGTACGTCACCGAGGGCCAGATCCTCGCCGACGGCCCCTGCACCGATCACGGCGAGCTGGCCCTGGGCCGCAACCTCGTCGTGGCCTACATGCCCTGGCGCGGCTACAACTTCGAGGACGCGATCCTGATCTCCGAGCGCGTGGTGAAGGAAGACCTCTACACCACCATCCACATCGAAGAGTTCGAGGTCCACGCCCGCGACACCAAGCTGGGCCCCGAAGAGATCACCCGCGACATCCCCCAGGTCCGCGAAGAGGCCCTCAAGAACCTCGACGACAGCGGCATCATCCGCACCGGCGCCACAGTTCGCCACGGCGACATCCTGGTGGGCAAGGTCACGCCCAAGGGCGAGACCATCCTCAGCCCCGAGGAGAAGCTGCTCCGCGCCATCTTCGGCGAGAAGGCCAGCGACGTGAAGGATGCCAGCCTGACCGTGCCCCCGGGCATCGAGGGCACCGTGGTGGACATCAAGGTGTTCACCCGCAAGGGCCAGGAGAAGGACCTCCGCACCCAGCAGATCGAGCGCGACCAGATCGCCAAGTGGGAGAAGGATCTCTCCGACGAGGAGCGCATCATCCGCGCCGAGGCCAAGAAGAAGATCGTGGCCCTGCTGAAGGGCAAGGAGCTCTCCGAGACCCTCACGGATGACAAGGGCCAGAAGGAGCTGCTGCCCAAGGGCAAGAAGCTCACCCAGAACATGCTCGAAGCCGTGCCCTACCACCGCTTCCGGCAGATCTCTGTGGCCGCGGGCAAGAACCGCATCGAGACCGAGGTCCTGGACATCCTCGACAAGACCGAGAGCCAGCTCAAGGTCCTGCGCAACATCCTCGACGAGCGCATGGAGCGCCTGCTCAAGGGCGACGAGCTCATGCCCGGCGTCCTCAAGACCGTGAAGTGCTACGTGGCCGTGAAGCGCAAGCTGCAGGTCGGCGACAAGATGGCCGGCCGCCACGGCAACAAGGGCGTGGTCAGCCGCATCCTCCCCGTGGAGGACATGCCCTACCTGCCCGATGGCCGCCCCGTGGACATCGTGCTGAACCCCCTCGGCGTGCCTTCCCGTATGAACATCGGCCAGGTGCTCGAGTGCCACCTCGGCTGGGCCGGCAAGACCCTCGGCGTCCACTTCTCCACGCCTGTCTTCGACGGCGCCCGGGAAGCCGACATCAAGGGCTTCCTCACCCAGGCCTGGGAGAAGAACCACAAGCTGGGTCCCGATGTCACCGGCAAGACCATGCTCTTCGACGGCATGACCGGCGAGGCCTTCGAGCAGCCCGTGAACGTGGGCTGCGTCTACATGCTCAAGCTGCACCACCTGGTGGACAACAAAATCCACGCCCGGAGCATCGGGCCCTACAGCCTCATCACCCAGCAGCCCCTCGGCGGCAAGGCCCAGTTCGGTGGCCAGCGCTTCGGCGAGATGGAAGTCTGGGCGCTGGAAGCCTACGGCGCGGCGCACGTGCTGCAGGAACTCCTCACCTACAAGTCCGACGACATGCACGGCCGCACCCAGATCTACCAGGCCATCATCAAGGGCGAGACCATCAAGGATCCCGGCCTCCCCGAGAGCTTCAACGTCGTGAAGAAGGAACTCAACGCGCTGTGCATCGATGTCGAGATGCTCACCCGTGAAGAGCTGGATCCAGGCCTCGTGGAAGAAGAACCCGCCGCCTTCTCCATCGAAGGCTGA
- the rpoC gene encoding DNA-directed RNA polymerase subunit beta' has product MYPEQQNINAYECIRVSLASPDKMRSWSKGEVTKPETINYRSLKPERDGLFCARIFGPVNDWECLCGKYKRQKFKGVTCDKCGVEVTKKSVRRERMGHIALASPVSHVWFFKGVPSRIGYLLDIPLKDLERVLYFEAYAVTESGGTTLKEGEILNEDKFREARSLHGEGFKAQMGAEAIKELLKQVDIEALTIELRDLMKKETSSQKRSKIAKRLKVAESFHRSGNKPEWMILDVVPVLPPELRPLVPLDGGRFATSDLNDLYRRVINRNNRLKKLLELKAPDVIVRNEKRMLQEAVDALFENGKRGRLLRGVSNRPLKSLSDALKGKQGRFRQNLLGKRVDYSGRSVIVVGPDLKLHQCGLPKKMALELFKPFIFNRLEHKGFAATIRQAKEMVEEGRPEVWDVLEEVIKDHPVLLNRAPTLHRLGIQAFQPVLVEGKAIRLHPLVCTAFNADFDGDQMAVHVPLSPMAQIEAKVLMMSTQNILNPANGRPNVVPSQDIVLGGYYLTKKRIGRKGEGMVFGSVNDVVAAHYAGVVDTHAIIQLRYTGEWVDTEAWHAKDPKKNSEQEVFEAPAETVKNQIKTTTVGRVLFNRALPAELPFINGLLKKEGLLSLVNRAYKLNGPEVTIRMLDAMKDTGFMWAMKAGVSVGIDDLVVPDTKGKLLKKATEDVRAIEKEAYEGRLDSSTRYNRILEVWGKTSDQVASDMMKELEKRNENDTFLNSIYILADSGARGSKTQIRQVAGMRGLMAKPSGDIIETPITANFKEGLSVLQYFISTHGARKGLADTALKTADSGYLTRKLVDVAQDVIVNEDDCETMGGIEVEAIVNSDGTIRSRLRDRIMGRVCLEDIVDPYDPTIVRAPAGTLISEELAFKIETSGIAKVKIRSALTCEARRGICAKCYGLNLSTGRLVDLGEAVGVIAAQSIGEPGTQLTMRTFHVGGAASRTSEKSTHEAQIAGIVRYEGLEGRTVVNRKDETVALTRNGYLLVTDTDGNERERYKITSGAILRVKDKEAVEPRTVLAEWDPYNDVLLTEVGGVADFKEFEVNVSYQEEKDPISGNFRKKVIDPTDDKIHPHINVKGDNHKVLKRYNIPTGAYIEVEEGQELLPGDVIAKTSRQQAKTSDITGGLPRVTELFEGRKPKEPAIISEVTGIAKYGNRVRGNQKVVVEAETGEKGEYLIPRGKHIQVQDGDEIRAGEKLTEGAVSPHDLLKVQGDRALQAFLVNEVQEVYRAQGVVINDKHIEVIIRQMMRWVLITDVGDTPLIVEEKVDKHRFKEINEQALKDGGTPATCEPLLLGITKAALTSESFISAASFQETTRVLTEAALEGRVDYLRGLKENVILGRLIPAGTGMVHYRNLEIEEGEYPEPTPNEFQGGEDFDDEYARMAQHVEELQGMTEIDGEDL; this is encoded by the coding sequence ATGTATCCTGAGCAGCAGAACATCAACGCCTATGAGTGCATCCGGGTGTCCCTGGCCAGCCCGGACAAGATGCGTTCCTGGTCCAAGGGCGAAGTCACCAAGCCCGAGACCATCAACTACCGCAGCCTGAAGCCCGAGCGCGACGGCCTCTTCTGCGCCCGCATCTTCGGCCCCGTGAACGATTGGGAATGCCTCTGCGGCAAGTACAAGCGGCAGAAGTTCAAAGGCGTCACCTGCGACAAGTGCGGCGTCGAAGTCACCAAGAAGTCCGTGCGCCGCGAGCGCATGGGCCACATCGCGCTGGCCAGCCCGGTCAGCCACGTGTGGTTCTTCAAGGGCGTCCCCAGCCGCATCGGCTACCTCCTGGACATCCCCCTGAAGGACCTGGAGCGCGTGCTCTACTTCGAGGCCTATGCCGTCACCGAGTCCGGCGGCACGACCCTGAAGGAAGGCGAGATCCTCAACGAGGACAAGTTCCGCGAGGCCCGCAGCCTCCACGGCGAGGGCTTCAAGGCCCAGATGGGCGCCGAGGCCATCAAGGAGCTGCTCAAGCAGGTGGATATCGAGGCGCTCACCATCGAGCTCCGCGACCTGATGAAGAAGGAGACCTCCAGCCAGAAGCGCAGCAAGATCGCCAAGCGCCTCAAGGTGGCGGAATCCTTCCACCGCTCCGGCAACAAGCCCGAGTGGATGATCCTCGATGTGGTGCCCGTGCTGCCCCCCGAGCTGCGCCCCCTGGTGCCCCTCGACGGCGGCCGCTTCGCCACCTCCGACCTGAACGACCTCTACCGCCGCGTCATCAACCGCAACAACCGCCTCAAGAAGCTCCTGGAGCTCAAGGCCCCCGACGTCATCGTGCGCAACGAGAAGCGCATGCTGCAGGAGGCCGTGGACGCGCTGTTCGAGAACGGCAAGCGCGGTCGCCTCCTGCGCGGTGTCAGCAACCGCCCCCTGAAGTCCCTCAGCGACGCCCTCAAGGGCAAGCAGGGCCGGTTCCGCCAGAACCTGCTCGGCAAGCGCGTGGACTACTCGGGCCGCTCCGTCATCGTGGTGGGTCCCGACCTCAAGCTGCACCAGTGCGGCCTGCCCAAGAAGATGGCGCTGGAGCTCTTCAAGCCCTTCATCTTCAACCGGCTCGAGCACAAGGGCTTCGCCGCCACCATCCGCCAGGCCAAGGAGATGGTCGAAGAGGGCCGTCCCGAGGTCTGGGACGTCCTGGAAGAGGTCATCAAGGACCACCCGGTCCTGCTGAACCGCGCCCCGACCCTGCACCGCCTCGGCATCCAGGCCTTCCAGCCTGTGCTGGTCGAAGGCAAGGCCATCCGCCTGCATCCCCTGGTCTGCACCGCCTTCAACGCCGACTTCGACGGCGACCAGATGGCCGTGCACGTGCCCCTCAGCCCCATGGCCCAGATCGAGGCCAAGGTGCTGATGATGTCCACCCAGAACATCCTCAACCCCGCCAACGGCCGCCCGAACGTGGTGCCCAGCCAGGACATCGTGCTCGGCGGCTACTACCTCACCAAGAAGCGCATCGGCCGCAAGGGCGAGGGCATGGTCTTCGGCAGCGTCAACGACGTGGTCGCGGCCCACTATGCAGGCGTGGTGGATACCCACGCCATCATCCAGCTGCGCTACACCGGCGAGTGGGTGGACACCGAGGCCTGGCACGCGAAGGACCCCAAGAAGAACTCCGAGCAGGAGGTCTTCGAGGCGCCCGCCGAGACCGTGAAGAACCAGATCAAGACCACCACCGTGGGCCGCGTGCTCTTCAACCGCGCCCTGCCCGCAGAGCTGCCCTTCATCAACGGCCTGCTCAAGAAGGAGGGCCTGCTCTCCCTCGTGAACCGCGCCTACAAGCTGAACGGCCCCGAAGTGACCATCCGCATGCTGGATGCCATGAAGGACACCGGCTTCATGTGGGCCATGAAGGCCGGCGTGTCCGTGGGCATCGACGACCTGGTGGTGCCTGACACCAAGGGCAAGCTGCTCAAGAAGGCCACCGAGGATGTCCGCGCCATCGAGAAGGAGGCCTATGAGGGCCGCCTCGACTCGTCCACGCGCTACAACCGCATCCTGGAAGTCTGGGGCAAGACCAGCGACCAGGTGGCCAGCGACATGATGAAGGAGCTGGAGAAGCGGAACGAGAACGACACGTTCCTCAACTCCATCTACATCCTGGCCGACTCCGGCGCCCGCGGTTCCAAGACGCAGATCCGCCAGGTCGCCGGCATGCGCGGCCTCATGGCCAAGCCCAGCGGCGACATCATCGAGACGCCCATCACCGCGAACTTCAAGGAAGGCCTCTCCGTTCTGCAGTACTTCATCTCGACCCATGGTGCCCGTAAGGGATTGGCGGACACCGCATTGAAGACGGCCGACTCCGGCTACCTCACCCGCAAGCTGGTGGACGTGGCCCAGGACGTCATCGTCAACGAGGACGACTGCGAGACCATGGGCGGCATCGAGGTGGAGGCCATCGTCAACAGCGACGGCACCATCCGCTCCCGCCTGCGCGACCGCATCATGGGCCGCGTCTGCCTCGAGGACATCGTGGATCCCTACGATCCCACGATCGTCCGGGCCCCCGCGGGCACCCTGATCTCCGAAGAGCTGGCGTTCAAGATCGAGACCAGCGGCATCGCCAAGGTCAAGATCCGCTCCGCCCTCACCTGCGAAGCCCGTCGCGGCATCTGCGCCAAGTGCTACGGGCTGAACCTCAGCACCGGCCGCCTGGTCGACCTGGGCGAGGCCGTGGGCGTCATCGCCGCCCAGTCCATCGGCGAGCCCGGCACCCAGCTCACCATGCGTACCTTCCACGTGGGCGGCGCCGCGAGCCGCACCTCCGAGAAGAGCACCCACGAGGCCCAGATCGCCGGCATCGTCCGGTATGAAGGCCTCGAGGGCCGCACCGTCGTCAACCGCAAGGACGAGACCGTGGCCCTCACCCGCAACGGCTACCTCCTGGTGACCGACACGGACGGCAACGAGCGCGAGCGCTACAAGATCACCTCCGGCGCCATCCTGAGGGTCAAGGACAAGGAGGCGGTCGAGCCCCGCACCGTGCTCGCCGAGTGGGATCCTTACAACGACGTGCTGCTCACGGAAGTGGGCGGTGTGGCGGACTTCAAGGAATTCGAAGTCAACGTCTCGTACCAGGAAGAGAAGGATCCGATCTCCGGCAACTTCCGCAAGAAGGTCATCGATCCCACCGACGACAAGATCCACCCCCACATCAACGTCAAGGGGGACAACCACAAGGTGCTCAAGCGCTACAACATCCCCACCGGCGCCTACATCGAAGTGGAAGAGGGCCAGGAGCTGCTGCCCGGCGACGTCATCGCCAAGACCAGCCGCCAGCAGGCCAAGACCAGCGACATCACGGGCGGCCTGCCGCGCGTCACCGAGCTGTTCGAAGGCCGCAAGCCCAAGGAACCCGCCATCATCAGCGAAGTCACCGGCATCGCGAAGTACGGCAACCGCGTCCGCGGCAACCAGAAGGTCGTGGTCGAAGCGGAAACCGGGGAGAAGGGCGAATACCTCATCCCCCGCGGCAAGCACATCCAGGTGCAGGACGGCGATGAGATCCGCGCCGGCGAGAAGCTCACCGAGGGCGCCGTCAGCCCCCACGATCTCCTCAAGGTCCAGGGCGATCGCGCCCTCCAGGCCTTCCTCGTCAACGAGGTGCAGGAGGTCTATCGGGCCCAGGGCGTGGTGATCAATGACAAGCACATCGAGGTGATCATCCGCCAGATGATGCGCTGGGTCCTCATCACCGACGTGGGCGACACCCCGCTCATCGTCGAGGAGAAGGTGGACAAGCACCGCTTCAAGGAGATCAACGAGCAGGCCCTCAAGGATGGCGGCACCCCCGCCACCTGCGAGCCCCTGCTGCTCGGCATCACCAAGGCCGCGCTCACCTCCGAGAGCTTCATCTCCGCCGCCAGCTTCCAGGAGACCACCCGCGTCCTCACCGAGGCCGCGCTGGAAGGCCGCGTGGACTACCTCCGCGGCCTCAAGGAGAACGTCATCCTCGGCCGGCTCATCCCCGCCGGCACGGGCATGGTCCACTACCGCAACCTGGAGATCGAGGAGGGCGAGTACCCCGAGCCCACCCCGAACGAGTTCCAGGGCGGCGAGGACTTCGACGATGAATACGCCCGCATGGCGCAGCACGTCGAAGAGCTCCAGGGCATGACCGAGATCGACGGCGAAGACCTGTAG
- a CDS encoding nucleotide sugar dehydrogenase, producing the protein MENTVMPTRELVQGILGKIESVTAKVGVIGLGYVGLPFAVEKGKVGFRVLGFDRSAHRVDLVNQGKNFIGDVDDEELRSLVADGFITATTDMDRLGDMDVLIIAVPTPLTKNLNPDLQYIEAVTRDIAKRLRPGQLISLESTTYPGTTDEVMKPILEQSGLKAGVDFFLAHSPERVDPGNRRYTTKNTNKVVGASDPASREVAVALYRKTILNVVPVSSAAAAEMTKVFENTFRAVNIALVNELTLLCDRMGLNVWEVLDAAFTKPFGIMPFYPGPGVGGHCIPLDPHYLEWKAREFNFNTRFIALAGEINRRMPEFVADKTMRLLSDQGKGLRGSKVFVLGVAYKKDIDDPRESPSTEVLHLLAQRGAVITYHDPHIPHFTEHGHDLRSVPLTAEALNRADLVLILTDHTAVDYALVAKESVQILDTRNALKRVDGPKPNVVLL; encoded by the coding sequence ATGGAGAACACCGTCATGCCAACCCGGGAACTCGTCCAGGGCATCCTGGGGAAGATTGAATCGGTCACGGCCAAGGTGGGGGTGATCGGGCTGGGCTATGTGGGGCTGCCCTTCGCGGTGGAGAAGGGCAAAGTCGGGTTCCGGGTGCTGGGGTTTGATCGCAGCGCCCATCGTGTGGACCTGGTGAACCAGGGGAAGAACTTCATCGGGGATGTGGACGACGAGGAATTGCGTAGCCTGGTGGCAGACGGCTTCATCACGGCTACCACCGACATGGACCGTCTCGGCGACATGGACGTGCTGATCATTGCCGTGCCGACGCCTCTCACCAAGAACCTGAATCCAGATCTGCAGTACATCGAGGCGGTCACGCGGGACATCGCGAAGCGCCTTCGGCCGGGCCAGCTCATCAGCCTGGAGAGCACAACCTATCCGGGGACCACCGACGAGGTGATGAAGCCGATCCTGGAACAGTCGGGGCTCAAGGCTGGTGTGGACTTCTTCCTGGCCCACAGCCCCGAGCGGGTGGATCCGGGAAACCGGCGCTACACCACCAAGAACACCAACAAGGTGGTGGGGGCTTCGGACCCCGCGAGCCGGGAGGTGGCGGTGGCCCTGTACCGGAAGACCATCCTGAACGTCGTGCCGGTGAGCAGCGCCGCGGCGGCGGAAATGACCAAGGTGTTTGAAAACACCTTCCGCGCGGTGAACATCGCGCTGGTCAACGAGCTGACCCTGCTCTGCGACCGCATGGGGCTGAACGTCTGGGAGGTGTTGGACGCGGCTTTCACCAAGCCCTTCGGCATCATGCCCTTCTATCCAGGACCCGGTGTGGGAGGACATTGCATTCCCCTGGATCCCCACTACCTGGAATGGAAGGCCCGGGAATTCAACTTCAACACCCGGTTCATCGCCCTGGCCGGAGAGATCAACCGACGGATGCCCGAGTTCGTCGCTGACAAGACCATGCGGCTGCTCAGCGACCAGGGCAAGGGGCTCCGCGGTTCCAAGGTATTCGTCCTGGGCGTGGCCTACAAGAAGGACATCGACGACCCCCGGGAGAGCCCCAGCACCGAGGTGCTGCATCTGCTGGCCCAGCGGGGGGCCGTGATCACCTACCACGACCCCCACATCCCGCACTTCACGGAGCACGGTCACGATCTTCGGAGCGTGCCCCTCACGGCGGAGGCCCTGAATCGAGCCGATCTGGTGCTGATCCTCACCGATCACACGGCGGTGGACTACGCTCTGGTCGCGAAGGAATCCGTCCAGATCCTGGATACGCGGAACGCCCTGAAGCGGGTGGACGGCCCCAAACCAAACGTCGTGCTGCTCTAG